A single region of the Malaclemys terrapin pileata isolate rMalTer1 chromosome 2, rMalTer1.hap1, whole genome shotgun sequence genome encodes:
- the PDK4 gene encoding pyruvate dehydrogenase kinase, isozyme 4 — translation MRAARVALRSAAPLAAGGVSSRVPREVERFSRYSPSPLSIKQFLDFGSSNGCERTSFAFLRQELPVRLANILREIDLLPDQLLSTPSVQLVKSWYVQSLMELVEFHQKNPEDHRVLSDFIDTLVIVRNRHHDVVPIMAQGVIEYQDTFGVDLVNNQNIQYFLDRFYMNRISIRMLINQHTLFFDDSTNSGHQQHIGSIDPCCDVVGVVNDAFESSRRLCDQYYLASPELTLLQLNGRVPGQPIHIVYVPSHLFHILFELFKNAMRATVEHQENNSSLSPVKVTVVLGNEDLTIKISDTGGGVPLRKINLLLSYMYSTAPRPVMDDSRNAPLAGFGYGLPISRLYAKYFQGDLNLYSVPGYGTDAVIYLKALSTESIEKLPVFNKSAFKRYQMATEADDWCIPSKPKNLVRQSAAV, via the exons ATGAGAGCCGCGCGGGTCGCCCTGCGCAGCGCCGCCCCTCTGGCGGCGGGCGGGGTTAGCAGCCGCGTGCCACGCGAGGTGGAGCGCTTCtcccgctactcgccctccccgCTCTCCATCAAACAGTTCCTGGACTTCG GTTCAAGTAATGGATGTGAAAGAACCTCTTTTGCATTTCTGAGGCAAGAACTTCCTGTGAGGCTAGCAAATATCCTGAGAGAAATTGACCTGCTTCCTGATCAGTTACTGAGCACTCCATCAGTACAGCTGGTAAAAAGCTG GTACGTTCAGAGTCTAATGGAGCTAGTTGAGTTCCATCAAAAAAACCCAGAGGACCACAGGGTTTTATCTGA CTTTATAGATACACTCGTTATAGTCCGAAATAGACACCACGATGTTGTTCCTATAATGGCGCAAGGAGTAATTGAATACCAAGACACCTTTGGAGTGGACCTAGTCAACAATCAAAATATTCAATACTTCTTGGATCGATTTTACATGAATCGTATATCCATCCGGATGCTAATAAACCAACACA CGCTTTTTTTTGATGACAGTACCAACTCAGGTCACCAACAGCACATTGGGAGCATTGATCCATGCTGTGATGTGGTGGGAGTGGTGAATG ATGCTTTTGAAAGTTCCCGGAGACTCTGTGACCAGTATTACTTAGCTTCTCCCGAATTAACTCTTCTTCAACTGAATG GAAGAGTGCCAGGACAACCCATTCACATTGTTTATGTTCCTTCCCATCTCTTCCATATACTGTTTGAGCTCTTCAAG AATGCCATGAGGGCAACAGTTGAACATCAGGAGAACAATTCTTCCCTTTCTCCAGTTAAAGTGACCGTCGTTCTAGGAAATGAAGACCTGACTATTAAG ataTCTGACACAGGAGGTGGTGTTCCATTGAGGAAAATCAATCTCCTGCTTAGCTACATGTATTCCACAGCACCGAGACCAGTGATGGATGACTCTCGTAATGCTCCTTTG GCTGGTTTTGGGTATGGCTTGCCAATTTCTCGTCTATATGCTAAATACTTTCAAGGAGATTTGAATCTATATTCTGTACCAGGCTATGGAACAGATGCTGTTATCTACCTGAAG gCTCTTTCAACAGAATCAATAGAAAAGCTCCCTGTGTTCAACAAGTCTGCCTTTAAGCGTTATCAAATGGCTACAGAGGCAGATGATTGGTGTATCCCAAGTAAACCAAAAAACTTGGTGAGGCAAAGTGCAGCTGTGTGA